The Culex quinquefasciatus strain JHB chromosome 2, VPISU_Cqui_1.0_pri_paternal, whole genome shotgun sequence genome contains the following window.
catttccagttgaaacgaagaATAAGAAATTATACGTTTGAGGATCttatttttcgattatttttcaaagacttaATGTTTATGTTTCTACTCTTAATCAAAGTTATGggttctgaaattttaaaagcatttttttacaaatcaagaaattaagaagttatgtttctaatttaacaaaaatggtcaaaaattgaattaatttgtttgttcaaaattttcttaGGGAGGAAATGCCTTACTTGAGCTTCTGGAAAAATCGGGAAAATgtcggaaattttaaaattggttttGAGTGGTGTCAACCTGATAAACGAATATTAAGAGTTCAAACACTTTATATTGAATACACTGAAGTTGTAAAAAATTAAGAGAATGTGACTGGTTACAAAGCCCCAAGGCCTGCATAATTAAATATTTCGGATTCTATAATAATACAAATGtttgtttcttctttttttgaaatagtaaattatttacaaatatcACTTTTCATTACAACTACTATAAAACTGACGTTCTTAGTTTCAATTGTTGATAAATGTCCTTTTTTGCTCTCTACCCTTCTTCGCAGTGTTCTTAAAGTATGGAAACCACCCACTGGATAACGGGTAATCGAGACCAAGGTTTATAACCCAATGGCAGATACTCATCAGGTCGTCATCCAAACCGAACAGAGAAATTGGACGTTCACAATAGGATCCGgaaaaataaatcgataaattcCATAATAACGATTATGGATACGGACAGAAGTTGGCCGATTTCGTTTCATTTTAATGATTTATTTGTCTTTTAGATCGATCCAACAATGCCGTTCTCTTTTCAAGACACAAGGTCCAACTTGACTTCATCATAGTTAAACAATATATCAGCAGATTTTAAgcatatttttattcattttgtttAGGTCAAATAAAGAATGTTATCAacgaaaaacaatattttttaggaaagaaaagaaatcacttcatttttttattgtggaaattttgtcatacatttttaaaatagtcaaCAATTGATTCAAATTTAGTTGTAAACACGACGCAGCAACGTAAAGTACGAATACGAGGCATTGatcaacttttgaaacatttccaaGGTCATCGGATAAACATTGCCAACTTTTATCTgtaaaattgataaacaaaagTCAAAGAAATCATTAAATTAGTTTAACTTACCACCAAAGGTCTTTGAGCACGAGCaatcatcaaaatcatcaaCTTTTTGACTGGTGTAGAAAATTTCAACCAGTTGCCGTTGTAGTACAGTGAGTCAGCGATTTTAAGACTCTAATTTCAAAGGAGAAATATTAGCTTAGGTAAAATAAACAGGTGGCAATACTAACCTGCTCGAGCACCTCATTTGAGTGCCAGTACAGGGCGTACATCTGGGACAGAATCATAAAGATGTACGATCCGATCATCACCATCTGGGCCAGTTGATTGCTCTAGAAGGGGTAAAGGTGTAAATTATTGGCCAATCAACTTTGTAGGTACTTACGGTGCTAAGTAGAAACAGCAAGGCGCATAGCATCATCCCAAACGATAGCAACTCCAGCAGAAAGATGAAGGTCACAAGTTCGTTGAGGTCACGGATGTATCTGGAACGGGGCCTACTGTGATTGTGCTCTGCCCAAACTTAACGCATGGCTTACTTGATGATTTCCTTGTGATACTGCAGACACTCTTTCACCTTGGCAAGCAGCGTTTTGGGCTCGGAACTAAACTGGTGAAGCCGCTCGAGGGACTCCTTAAGGGCGGCAATCCGGACCAGTCCAAACAGCGTGCAGGTGCAGTAAAAACTGGTAAACGGAATGTACATGCAGCACGCCGGAAACGTGAGGTACACTTGCAGAAAAAACACAATTTCGTACGTGGGCGAGCTTTGCATGTTGACCCCGGGGACGTACACTCCGTACGGGAGACCACTGTCCGGTGAAAAAAGCGGATACGTCACGAAGCACGCACTGATGAACGCTCCCAGCCAGAGGTTCGATTTGGACAGAATCCGGGCTCGACGGGTCAGCTGCTCCAGCAACAGACGAATGTCGTTTCGTTTTTCCAACTTTGCATACTCGGCGGCGATTCCCTCGAAGAATTGTTCAAACTTACTCCGATTCGTCAACAAAAACGTGGTTCTCAACACAAGGTTGAAGTACAGCACGGTGAAATATCCGTCGATGATGATTTTGTTCATGGTGCCACCG
Protein-coding sequences here:
- the LOC6047490 gene encoding odorant receptor Or2, yielding MQIEDCPIIGVNVRVWLFWAYLRERKWLSYLLGCIPVTVLNVFQFMNLFHIILSGGTMNKIIIDGYFTVLYFNLVLRTTFLLTNRSKFEQFFEGIAAEYAKLEKRNDIRLLLEQLTRRARILSKSNLWLGAFISACFVTYPLFSPDSGLPYGVYVPGVNMQSSPTYEIVFFLQVYLTFPACCMYIPFTSFYCTCTLFGLVRIAALKESLERLHQFSSEPKTLLAKVKECLQYHKEIIKYIRDLNELVTFIFLLELLSFGMMLCALLFLLSTSNQLAQMVMIGSYIFMILSQMYALYWHSNEVLEQSLKIADSLYYNGNWLKFSTPVKKLMILMIARAQRPLVIKVGNVYPMTLEMFQKLINASYSYFTLLRRVYN